In Methanococcoides sp. LMO-2, one DNA window encodes the following:
- the fpoM gene encoding F(420)H(2) dehydrogenase subunit M, whose translation MLPILSLIVLIPILFSAVTFLTKTREQARISALVGTLITLVLTLYMYFSFDSTTAAMQFEEMANWIPSLGISYHLGVDGVSMPLILLNAIVIPLLIIYTWDDVRSAPNRFYGLILAMQGAVIGVFVALDFFIFYIFWELTLVPLFFMVNIWGGSNKKHAAIKFFIYTHVASLVMLLGIFALYFNAWSITGSPNMDMAHLISQFQFFESGILRDAIFLALLFGFIVKLPVVPFHSWLPDAYSEAPTAGSVLFILLKIGGYGLFRVMLPMLPFTATPSLMITIMGALGAVSILYGAFLALAQKDLKRMIAYSSISHMGYVTLGCAGLVSLSVSGAMFQQFSHGLIMSIMFMSCGVIQTATGTRIINELGGLAQKMPKLTVIMVLGFMASLGLPGLTGFIAEFLVLTFSFINVPTYVIIALLAIVITAAYHLWALQRAMFGTFNEKLGEIVDISSYQTLSMGIIALLVLYFGLNPSPVLDMMITNSEKIVSLMAVMGV comes from the coding sequence ATGTTACCAATATTATCTTTGATCGTGCTGATTCCAATTTTGTTCTCAGCCGTGACATTCTTAACAAAAACAAGGGAACAGGCAAGGATATCCGCTTTAGTGGGTACTCTGATCACACTGGTCCTGACACTCTACATGTACTTCTCATTCGACAGTACGACAGCAGCTATGCAGTTTGAGGAAATGGCAAACTGGATCCCATCACTTGGTATCAGCTATCACCTTGGTGTTGATGGCGTTTCCATGCCTCTTATCTTGCTCAATGCTATTGTTATCCCACTGTTGATCATCTACACATGGGATGATGTGAGGTCAGCACCTAACAGGTTCTATGGTCTGATACTTGCAATGCAGGGGGCAGTCATTGGTGTTTTCGTAGCACTTGACTTCTTCATATTCTATATCTTCTGGGAGCTTACCCTCGTACCATTGTTCTTCATGGTAAACATCTGGGGTGGTTCCAACAAGAAGCATGCAGCAATCAAGTTCTTCATCTACACTCACGTCGCATCCCTTGTGATGCTTCTGGGTATATTTGCTCTGTACTTCAACGCATGGTCCATCACAGGTTCTCCGAACATGGACATGGCACATCTGATCAGCCAGTTCCAGTTCTTTGAGTCCGGAATTCTCAGGGATGCAATATTCCTTGCATTGCTCTTTGGATTCATTGTGAAACTTCCTGTAGTGCCATTCCACTCTTGGTTACCGGATGCATATTCCGAGGCACCAACAGCAGGCAGTGTACTTTTCATACTGCTTAAGATCGGTGGATATGGCCTGTTCAGAGTAATGCTTCCAATGTTGCCATTCACAGCAACCCCAAGCCTCATGATCACCATCATGGGAGCACTTGGTGCAGTGAGCATCCTCTACGGTGCATTCCTTGCACTTGCACAGAAGGACCTCAAGAGAATGATCGCATACTCCAGTATCAGCCACATGGGATACGTTACCCTCGGTTGTGCTGGTCTGGTGAGCCTTTCCGTATCCGGTGCAATGTTCCAGCAGTTCTCACACGGACTTATCATGAGCATTATGTTCATGTCATGTGGTGTGATCCAGACTGCAACAGGTACAAGGATCATCAACGAACTTGGTGGTCTTGCACAGAAGATGCCAAAGCTCACAGTGATCATGGTACTCGGATTCATGGCATCACTTGGTCTGCCTGGACTTACCGGTTTCATTGCAGAGTTCCTTGTGCTGACATTCAGTTTCATTAATGTGCCAACCTATGTGATCATTGCACTGCTGGCAATCGTGATTACAGCAGCATATCACCTCTGGGCATTGCAGAGGGCAATGTTCGGTACTTTCAATGAGAAGCTCGGTGAGATCGTGGACATCTCGTCCTACCAGACATTGTCCATGGGGATCATCGCCCTGCTTGTACTGTACTTTGGACTGAACCCAAGTCCGGTGCTGGATATGATGATAACGAATTCAGAAAAGATCGTCAGCCTTATGGCTGTAATGGGGGTGTGA